AGTTAGCCAATGAAGTACTGGGATACAGCACGTAGAAGTTGTAATGGTGCCATTGGTTATAGGGGCTCTTGGAACAGTCTCTGCACAGTGGCAGGAGTACCTACGTATGGAACATTATGGACAGTATGGACATGCAATACCCAGCAAGAACACCTGGAGAGAAtctcattataataataataatattaataataataatattaataataataataagactactactaataataataaacgtCAAATTGTAAAGAGATTTTTGTGCTTGTTATTGTCGTCCACATTGCCTAAGCTGTGCCCGCAATTATGTTGATATATACACTGAATGATTTTACGAATTATGACTACcataagaaatttttttaaatacaaatgacACTTCCAGATCTACTTTACAACACTACATTATTTACACCACTCACATTATATTACTCAGCTTACAGTACACTATTTACATGCTTGCAATACTAGTCTTACAATTTCATATCttatagtacactcaacaaaattactgtAAAGACTCGCAGATTAGCTGCACCCCGAGTTTAGCAactcaaattttggaaaaaaagtttttcatgaaaaGAACTCGAAAGAAATCCAAAGTCGAGACCATGAAGTGTTCTGTCTTCATCCAAGGCAAACTCGCCAACAATGGATCGAAAAATACTTTAAAGTCTTACGCGTAATTTTAGCTCTTTAGTAGAATACACATCACATCCACCACTTATAGCATATGATTGCCATTATTCTGGTATTTTTTCACAGGTATTTCTCCATTCAAGGCAGTTTTTCCATGGAATTTTGCGCGTAAATTTGTTTTCCTGCATGCACTGTGCGAAGCTGTGTAACCAGGCATAATATCGGACGATGGAAGACTGGAAGAATAGTCTCgcaattaagacggattccgttcaaattatttactaaaaatctactcacagcacggtaacttcttgaatgctatttaaaacatctaattataatttagtgaccccgcgatgaaatctccaagcattctcgagaaatgtcaaacttcgtaagaatgctaaaagcgagtgtcattgtgtttacaactaaagcgaaacgtcctttttaactgaaatatggataacttcaagttcaattttctctcgcggggtcagcttgagagcttaaatctcgataggatcttcttacctttattcaaaatattaccacgctaagaggattttttggtaacttaatttttgccaatttttgccagtATTACTCGAATGTTGCGCGGAaatcattttaataatttgTTGCTGCTATTATGGTTGACAGTCAGGTTCTTTTCCTTTTACCTACCTCTaatgaaaaacagaaataaacCCTCTAGAAGAATTGGCAACACAGAGaatgttgttattatttatgGCAAGTAACTGAGGATTGCAAATGTTTAAAGCTTTTCCTTGCAATTTACTCAAAAACTTGCCACTGATGGTAAAGAGTTGCAGCCTTTGGTTATTTACATCACACACTATTAGTTGGTTGTACTTGTCAATACCGATTCCAACAGGATAACAAAACTGTCCATCATTGGATCCCTCACAGCCTACGTCATGTAAGAACACTCCTGCTTTGTCAAATACCTTGATACAATGAGCTTCGGGataagaaacaaacaatttgtTCTCATGATACACCGTGCGTTCTGGGTATTTGGCACAGTCTGGAGAAGTGAAGGACAGTAGAATTTTATTTCCGTCAGGGGAGAGGACTTTGATTTTGTCATCTAACTCTTCAGTTATGATTAGACGACCATCTCTCGCAACTGAAAGGTGTTTTGGTTTCCTAAGACACTTACCCTTCATGCATTTGATTGACTGACCTTTCTCATTGAACAATTGAAGCTTATACATGACCCCCAAAAATATTGTCAGCAGGTTACTACAGTCTGTGAATGCCACAGATATAGGTGCAACACAAGAGCTTGACTCCCATTGGCACTCTCCAGATGAACTGAACATCAGAATACTTTTATTGCCAACATCTGCAACAGCTATCTTTCCACTTTTGTGACTCACAGCAATATCAGAAATCAAGTTCAAATCTTGTAATCCTTCCCCTCTTGATCCAAACTGAAAAGCCAGTTGATAGCGATGCTGAACCCGCATGACAAAAGGGCTACCAGTTAGCGGATGTCCATTGAGTCGGATTTCAATGCTATGTTGTCCAACACGTTGTGGTGTGTATGTCACGGTGTATTTGCCGTCTTTACTGTCTTTGAGTTCTGCTTCTAGTTGATCACCTTCTGGGGTTAAAATGTCGACTTTGATTTGATCATTTTGTTGATAACATTGCAATCCATCGGAATCCCttgtaacaaaaacaaaaatcgatTCTTTTCCCACCTCGCCGTCATGATCTTCAGTTAAGCACATCGAGGGATCAGTCTTGGAGACTAGAACTTCATCCAAAAGAACAAATTTCTTGTCAAACAAGTAATTGAAATTTGGCGACTTGTAAACATCAGGTTTTATTGCTCTTAGTAGTTCGTCACTCCGTCTGAGAATGGCGGGATTCGTTTGTAGAATTTCAGTGCTGATGTTTCTCTCCAAGATACCCTGGCCTCGTTCCACGCAGCTTTTGAGTTGGGTGGTAATCAGCTCCAAGTTTTCCAGTTGAGtttcgtgttgtttttgttccgCTTCATAAATCTCACGAAACTTctccttcattttcttcttgtGTTGTCGCAAATCGCGCATCCACTCATCCAAGGTGTCAATCATCTTCTTTTCTGCGTTCATAATGTCAGCTACATTTTTGTCTTTTAGctcagtttgtttcttgatttTATTCTCGTACTCAAGAATTTCCGCTTTCACTTTGGCCACAGCATCCGCCATTTGCAGCTTTTGTTCTTGAGCAGCTTTCTGCGTGTCAAAAACGAGATGTCGATTGTGACTCACAATGCTGCACTTAAGGCAAATCAGAACTTTACAATCTTGACAATAAAATTCCAGTGCTTGATCTTCATGATATTCCTGTGAACACATGTCTGGTCTGTGCATCAACTCTTCCACATCTTGAGGTTGCAGATTGTCGATCAAAACATTGCGATGACCTCTTGTTGCCTTGAAGCGTTCGTGAGATTGAAAACAAGATGCACACATAAAACTCTGGCAAACAAAACAGTAACCTTTTGCCGGTTTGTTCTCGCCGCAAATGTCACATTTCTGAGCCTGCACGGTGCCATCTTCAAGAACGAGAACATCTACCAGTCGGTTGAGATGAAAAGATGAAGGCAAATTGGCGAAGGTATCTGTGTCGGGAATTGGAAAGGAAGTCTGGCAAACCGGACATTTGATTGTTGTCTGTAGCTGTTTTCTTGCGAAGTTTGCCAGTTTGTCGAGACACTCTAAGCAAAATGAGTGAAGACATGGCAATGTCTTTGGGTTTTTGACTGTCTCTAAGCACAGAGGACATTCTGCTTCCTTCTTAAGTATCCTGAAAAGCTGCTTAACATCCATGATGAAGCCAAACAGCGCTGAAATGTGATGTGGGTGTGAAGGAGCGTGACGTCACTGGAATCACGATAGAAACGTTAATTtaatccaacctcgttcccagagtcctTTCTCTACTAAGTagagaaaagaccctgggaaaCGAGGTTGAAAATCCATGATGAAAGCAGCGTGTTTGAGAGTGCCGTCAGTGGAATCATGAGAGAGACAAAATGTATCAATGATCCCAGTTCTTCTCGATTGGTGAGATTTCCTCAAGGGTAGTACCGtaattgtattgtttttccCAGTAAAAATATTAGAGGAAGTACTAacttttgctttcctttttcgTGTTTGATGGACAGTGCTTTGTTGAAGACTTTAAGGCAAAAGTTGTGGTGTAACCGCAACTATTGGCAAACACCACAGCAACAactaaaaaaaacatcattaCTACATTTCCATATCCAGTGTCAAGAGGGAAAAAACTAGAACCAGAGTCTCATTTGTAAAGATCAACAAaacaatcaattttttgttttgaattgtgaAACACAAGTTTTATCGTAACTATTATCTATAAAATATTATTCA
This window of the Acropora muricata isolate sample 2 chromosome 14, ASM3666990v1, whole genome shotgun sequence genome carries:
- the LOC136899459 gene encoding E3 ubiquitin-protein ligase TRIM71-like; the protein is MDVKQLFRILKKEAECPLCLETVKNPKTLPCLHSFCLECLDKLANFARKQLQTTIKCPVCQTSFPIPDTDTFANLPSSFHLNRLVDVLVLEDGTVQAQKCDICGENKPAKGYCFVCQSFMCASCFQSHERFKATRGHRNVLIDNLQPQDVEELMHRPDMCSQEYHEDQALEFYCQDCKVLICLKCSIVSHNRHLVFDTQKAAQEQKLQMADAVAKVKAEILEYENKIKKQTELKDKNVADIMNAEKKMIDTLDEWMRDLRQHKKKMKEKFREIYEAEQKQHETQLENLELITTQLKSCVERGQGILERNISTEILQTNPAILRRSDELLRAIKPDVYKSPNFNYLFDKKFVLLDEVLVSKTDPSMCLTEDHDGEVGKESIFVFVTRDSDGLQCYQQNDQIKVDILTPEGDQLEAELKDSKDGKYTVTYTPQRVGQHSIEIRLNGHPLTGSPFVMRVQHRYQLAFQFGSRGEGLQDLNLISDIAVSHKSGKIAVADVGNKSILMFSSSGECQWESSSCVAPISVAFTDCSNLLTIFLGVMYKLQLFNEKGQSIKCMKGKCLRKPKHLSVARDGRLIITEELDDKIKVLSPDGNKILLSFTSPDCAKYPERTVYHENKLFVSYPEAHCIKVFDKAGVFLHDVGCEGSNDGQFCYPVGIGIDKYNQLIVCDVNNQRLQLFTISGKFLSKLQGKALNICNPQLLAINNNNILCVANSSRGFISVFH